In Arachis stenosperma cultivar V10309 chromosome 1, arast.V10309.gnm1.PFL2, whole genome shotgun sequence, one DNA window encodes the following:
- the LOC130949404 gene encoding phragmoplastin DRP1E-like, with protein MDSLIGLVNRIQRACTVLGDHGGDSALPTLWEALPSVAVVGGQSSGKSSVLESIVGRDFLPRGSGIVTRRPLVLQLHKTEDGVQEHAEFLHLPRKRFTDFSKVRVEIEEETDRLTGKSKQISHVPIHLSIYSPNVVNLTLIDLPGLTKVAIEGQPESIVQEIENMIYSYIEKPNCLILAITPANQDIATSDAIKVARQVDPTGERTFGVLTKLDLMDKGTNALDVLEDRSYRLRNPWVGVVNRSQADINRNIDMLAARQRECEFFATSPDYSHLASKMGSEYLARLLSKHLESVIRAQIPGIASLITRSIDELEAEMAHLGRPVAVDVGAQLYTILELCRAFERVFKEHLDGGRPGGNRIHIVFDYQLPAALRKLPLDRHLSLQNVKRVISEADGYQPHLIAPEQGYRRLLESSVNYFKGPAQASVDAVHFILKELVRKSIGETEELRRFPTLQAEIAAASNEALERFREDSKKTTLRMVEMESSYLTVEFFRKLPQEVEKGGNPTSQSADRYSDGHFQRIGSNVLSYIGMVSETLRNTIPKAVVHCQVRESKRTLLDHFYVQLGKKEGRQLAQLLDEDYTLTERRKLCAKRLQLYRSARDEIDAVCWSG; from the exons ATGGACTCGTTGATCGGACTCGTCAACCGTATTCAGCGTGCATGCACCGTCCTCGGCGACCACGGCGGCGACTCCGCTCTCCCTACACTCTGGGAGGCTCTTCCCTCTGTCGCCGTCGTCGGCGGCCAG AGTTCTGGAAAGTCGTCGGTGTTGGAGAGCATTGTTGGCCGTGATTTTCTGCCTCGGGGATCAG GGATTGTGACTCGGAGGCCTTTGGTGCTGCAGCTTCATAAAACAGAAGACGGGGTGCAAGAACATGCGGAATTTCTTCACTTGCCAAGGAAACGGTTTACAGACTTCT cTAAGGTTCGAGTGGAAATTGAAGAGGAAACTGATAGACTTACTGGGAAATCAAAACAGATATCTCATGTTCCCATCCATCTCAGCATCTACTCTCCAAATG TTGTCAATCTGACGCTTATAGATCTACCTGGTTTGACGAAGGTTGCAATAG AGGGGCAGCCTGAAAGTATTGTTCAAGAGATTGAAAACATGATTTACTCATACATTGAAAAG CCTAATTGCTTAATTTTAGCTATTACTCCAGCAAACCAAGATATAGCAACATCAGATGCGATCAAAGTTGCCCGACAAGTTGACCCTACAG GTGAAAGAACATTTGGAGTGTTGACAAAGCTTGACTTGATGGACAAGGGAACAAATGCTCTGGAT GTCCTTGAGGACAGATCATATCGTCTTCGAAATCCTTGGGTGGGAGTTGTAAACCGTTCTCAGGCAGATATCAATAGGAATATAGATATGCTTGCTGCTAGGCAGAGGGAGTGTGAATTTTTTGCCACTAGTCCTGATTATTCGCACTTGGCCAGCAAAATGGGTTCGGAGTATCTAGCAAGACTTCTCTCAAAG CATCTAGAGTCCGTGATACGGGCACAGATCCCAGGGATTGCTTCTTTAATTACTAGAAGCATTGATGAGCTAGAGGCAGAGATGGCGCACCTTGGTAGACCAGTAGCAGTTGATGTTGGG GCCCAGCTATACACCATTTTGGAATTATGTCGTGCCTTTGAACGGGTATTTAAGGAGCATTTGGATGGAGG GCGACCAGGTGGCAACCGGATCCATATAGTTTTTGATTACCAGCTTCCAGCTGCATTGCGAAAGCTTCCACTGGACCGTCACTTGTCACTTCAAAATGTGAAACGAGTGATTTCAGAGGCAGATGGGTACCAACCTCACCTGATCGCTCCAGAGCAAGGTTACCGGCGTCTCCTAGAGAGTTCAGTTAACTATTTTAAAGGTCCCGCACAAGCTTCTGTGGATGCT GTTCACTTCATACTGAAGGAACTTGTGAGAAAGTCAATAGGAGAAACTGAG GAGCTGAGGCGCTTTCCAACGCTTCAAGCTGAGATAGCCGCAGCTTCAAATGAGGCATTAGAGAGATTTCGCGAAGACAGTAAGAAGACGACTCTACGAATGGTAGAAATGGAATCATCTTATCTTACTGTCGAATTCTTTCGAAAACTCCCACAGGAAGTTGAGAAGGGAGGAAATCCAACTTCGCAATCGGCAGACCGATACTCAGATGGACACTTCCAGAGGATCGGTTCAAATGTTTTATCCTATATTGGCATGGTATCAGAAACACTGAGGAATACCATTCCAAAGGCCGTGGTTCATTGTCAAGTACGGGAATCCAAGAGAACTTTACTTGACCATTTCTATGTTCAACTGGGCAAAAAGGAG GGAAGGCAATTGGCTCAGTTGCTTGACGAAGATTATACATTGACAGAAAGGAGGAAGCTATGTGCCAAGAGGCTTCAGTTATATAGGTCTGCAAGGGATGAGATTGATGCAGTTTGTTGGTCGGGTTGA
- the LOC130973234 gene encoding pentatricopeptide repeat-containing protein At3g29230-like, which translates to MAVRPKLSSLSRSRSPSLHNNNLSLSEQILPILDPTHPILFLLDSCAGIRQFNQVHTQLLVSGIFQNPLAAGRAIKKLCSDPLTAPRATHLFDYVRQPDAFLCNTIMRSHARRGDSSGALRFYYDRMISRCVEPNHYTFPILIKISGDVGSVGEGEKGHARVVKFGFESDLFVRNSLIRMYSVFGRVADARAVFEGSYVLDLVSYNSMIDGYMKNGGIGDARQLFDEMPERDVFSWNSLIAGYVEVRDLESANELFERMPVRDVVSWNCMVDGYARIGDVFRALELFDLMPVRNVVSWNSMLALYVRVKKFSECLRMFERMMESGEVVPNEATMVSVLTACANLGRIDVGIWVHSFIKSRNIKPDVLLSTCLLTMYAKCGAMDLARDVFNKMPVKSVVSWNSMIMAYGLHGSGDKALELFLEMEKSDLQPNDATFISVLSACTHAGMVIEGCWYFGLMCRVYKIEPKVEHYGCMVDLLARAGLVKNSEDLIRKVPKAGSVLWGALLSGCRTHIDLELGEFAAKRLIEMEPLDIGPYIMLSNIYAAEGRWDDVEHVRLMIKRKGLQKEAAPHLVHLEDFESEYLIKKKAAYRKNIINSMLGELGARMKISFGNSVDKDSF; encoded by the coding sequence ATGGCAGTTAGGCCTAAACTATCTTCTCTGTCCCGCTCTCGTTCACCATCACTGCACAACAACAACCTCAGCCTCTCCGAACAAATCTTACCCATACTGGATCCAACCCACCCCATCTTATTCTTGCTTGACTCATGCGCCGGCATTCGACAGTTCAACCAGGTCCACACCCAGCTCCTCGTTTCTGGAATCTTCCAGAACCCTCTCGCAGCTGGCAGGGCGATCAAGAAGCTCTGCTCTGACCCCCTCACTGCCCCACGTGCCACTCACCTGTTCGATTACGTGCGCCAGCCTGATGCTTTCCTCTGCAACACCATCATGCGGAGCCACGCTCGCAGGGGCGATTCCTCCGGGGCGCTTCGCTTCTACTACGACAGAATGATCTCCCGCTGTGTCGAGCCAAATCACTACACGTTCCCGATTCTGATCAAGATTTCTGGGGATGTTGGGTCCGTGGGAGAAGGGGAAAAAGGGCATGCCAGGGTTGTGAAATTCGGGTTTGAATCAGATTTGTTTGTTAGGAACTCACTGATACGGATGTACTCGGTTTTTGGGAGGGTTGCGGATGCACGTGCGGTGTTTGAGGGAAGTTATGTGTTGGATTTGGTGAGTTATAACTCGATGATAGATGGGTATATGAAGAATGGAGGAATTGGAGATGCTCGCCAgttgtttgatgaaatgccagAGAGGGATGTTTTTAGTTGGAATTCGCTGATCGCAGGGTATGTGGAAGTTCGTGATTTGGAGTCTGCGAATGAGTTGTTTGAGAGAATGCCTGTCAGAGATGTAGTGTCTTGGAATTGTATGGTTGATGGGTATGCAAGGATTGGGGATGTTTTTAGGGCTCTTGAGTTGTTTGACCTGATGCCTGTGAGGAATGTAGTTTCGTGGAATTCCATGTTGGCATTGTATGTGCGGGTCAAGAAGTTCAGTGAGTGTTTGAGAATGTTtgagaggatgatggagagTGGCGAAGTTGTGCCAAATGAGGCTACCATGGTGAGCGTGCTGACAGCATGTGCTAATTTAGGGAGGATTGATGTGGGCATTTGGGTTCATTCTTTTATCAAAAGTAGGAACATTAAACCTGATGTCTTGCTTTCAACCTGTCTTCTGACAATGTATGCAAAATGTGGGGCTATGGATCTGGCTAGAGATGTTTTTAACAAGATGCCAGTTAAGAGCGTTGTATCATGGAACTCTATGATCATGGCATATGGCTTGCATGGCAGTGGGGACAAAGCTTTGGAACTATTCTTGGAGATGGAGAAGTCAGATCTGCAGCCAAATGATGCTACTTTCATTAGCGTCTTATCTGCATGTACACATGCAGGTATGGTCATAGAGGGTTGTTGGTATTTTGGCCTCATGTGTCGAGTTTACAAAATTGAACCCAAGGTTGAACACTATGGTTGCATGGTTGATCTCCTAGCTCGAGCTGGTTTGGTGAAAAACTCGGAAGATCTTATAAGAAAGGTCCCCAAGGCTGGATCTGTATTATGGGGTGCATTGCTTTCTGGTTGTAGGACGCATATAGACCTGGAGCTTGGAGAGTTTGCAGCCAAGAGACTTATTGAGATGGAACCACTGGATATTGGTCCTTATATAATGCTCTCAAACATCTATGCTGCTGAAGGGAGATGGGATGATGTTGAACATGTGAGGCTGATGATAAAGAGAAAAGGACTACAGAAAGAAGCAGCACCCCATTTAGTTCATCTTGAAGATTTTGAATCAGAATATTTGATTAAGAAAAAAGCTGCCTATAGGAAAAACATAATTAACTCGATGCTGGGTGAATTGGGTGCACGGATGAAAATATCATTTGGCAATTCAGTTGACAAAGATAGTTTCTGA
- the LOC130973369 gene encoding expansin-like B1 isoform X1: MAVPLLGPLVITTLLCMQTLADTSCTDCFVQSRAEYYPNSEVNGTDAGACGFGSFGATINGGDVSAASNLYRNGVGCGSCYQVRCTNNTYCSDNGVTVVITDQGSGDGTDFVLSQRAFGGMAQTSDKAPYLLALGIVDIEYRRVSCSYPNKNITIKIDESSSNPNYLAFVIWFQQGMRDITAVQLCETQNFVCKLLDRTHGAVWTTTSPPSGPLSLRMLFSAEDGDQTWVVPSSNIPEDWKAGETYDSGVQVDK, encoded by the exons ATGGCTGTCCCACTTTTGGGTCCTCTGGTTATTACCACCTTGCTTTGCATGCAAACTCTGGCAGATACTTCATGCACTGATTGTTTTGTTCAATCTCGAGCAGAATATTACCCGAACTCTGAAGTAAATGGCACAGATG CTGGTGCATGCGGATTCGGTTCCTTTGGTGCTACCATTAATGGTGGCGATGTATCAGCTGCATCCAATCTTTACCGTAATGGTGTTGGCTGTGGCTCCTGTTACCAG GTAAGGTGTACAAACAATACCTATTGCTCAGACAATGGTGTCACTGTAGTTATAACTGACCAAGGCTCAGGTGATGGCACCGACTTCGTTCTGAGTCAACGAGCCTTTGGTGGGATGGCTCAGACCAGTGACAAAGCTCCTTATCTATTAGCTCTTGGCATAGTTGATATTGAATACAGGCG TGTTTCATGCAGCTACCCAAACAAAAACATAACAATTAAGATAGATGAGAGCAGCAGTAATCCTAATTACTTGGCTTTTGTCATATGGTTCCAACAAGGAATGAGAGACATAACTGCTGTGCAGCTCTGTGAG ACGCAGAACTTTGTCTGTAAGTTACTGGATCGGACTCATGGAGCAGTCTGGACTACTACCTCTCCACCAAGTGGACCTCTGTCGTTACGGATGCTGTTTAGTGCTGAAGATGGAGACCAAACATGGGTTGTCCCCAGTAGTAACATACCAGAAGACTGGAAAGCAGGGGAGACATATGACTCAGGAGTACAAGTGGACAAAtag
- the LOC130973369 gene encoding expansin-like B1 isoform X2, with protein sequence MAVPLLGPLVITTLLCMQTLADTSCTDCFVQSRAEYYPNSEVNGTDAGACGFGSFGATINGGDVSAASNLYRNGVGCGSCYQVRCTNNTYCSDNGVTVVITDQGSGDGTDFVLSQRAFGGMAQTSDKAPYLLALGIVDIEYRRYPNKNITIKIDESSSNPNYLAFVIWFQQGMRDITAVQLCETQNFVCKLLDRTHGAVWTTTSPPSGPLSLRMLFSAEDGDQTWVVPSSNIPEDWKAGETYDSGVQVDK encoded by the exons ATGGCTGTCCCACTTTTGGGTCCTCTGGTTATTACCACCTTGCTTTGCATGCAAACTCTGGCAGATACTTCATGCACTGATTGTTTTGTTCAATCTCGAGCAGAATATTACCCGAACTCTGAAGTAAATGGCACAGATG CTGGTGCATGCGGATTCGGTTCCTTTGGTGCTACCATTAATGGTGGCGATGTATCAGCTGCATCCAATCTTTACCGTAATGGTGTTGGCTGTGGCTCCTGTTACCAG GTAAGGTGTACAAACAATACCTATTGCTCAGACAATGGTGTCACTGTAGTTATAACTGACCAAGGCTCAGGTGATGGCACCGACTTCGTTCTGAGTCAACGAGCCTTTGGTGGGATGGCTCAGACCAGTGACAAAGCTCCTTATCTATTAGCTCTTGGCATAGTTGATATTGAATACAGGCG CTACCCAAACAAAAACATAACAATTAAGATAGATGAGAGCAGCAGTAATCCTAATTACTTGGCTTTTGTCATATGGTTCCAACAAGGAATGAGAGACATAACTGCTGTGCAGCTCTGTGAG ACGCAGAACTTTGTCTGTAAGTTACTGGATCGGACTCATGGAGCAGTCTGGACTACTACCTCTCCACCAAGTGGACCTCTGTCGTTACGGATGCTGTTTAGTGCTGAAGATGGAGACCAAACATGGGTTGTCCCCAGTAGTAACATACCAGAAGACTGGAAAGCAGGGGAGACATATGACTCAGGAGTACAAGTGGACAAAtag